A genomic window from Tolypothrix sp. PCC 7910 includes:
- a CDS encoding DUF2256 domain-containing protein: MGRTSSKSDLPTKICPVCERPFTWRKKWQDCWDEVKYCSERCRRRRSNVKNQTDSN, translated from the coding sequence ATGGGGCGTACAAGTTCTAAATCTGACCTGCCTACTAAAATCTGTCCTGTATGCGAACGTCCCTTTACCTGGCGTAAGAAATGGCAAGATTGCTGGGACGAAGTGAAATACTGTTCAGAACGTTGCCGTCGTCGGCGTTCTAACGTTAAAAATCAAACTGACTCAAACTAA
- a CDS encoding isoaspartyl peptidase/L-asparaginase yields MKLQVQPKLIIHGGAGSSLHGKGGVEAVRQALYTVVEEVYSLLISGASASEAVVQGCQLLEDNPRFNAGTGSVLQSDGQIRMSASLMDGTSGRFSGVINISRVKNPIQLAQFLQTSPDRVLSDYGSAELARELQIPSYNALTDLRLQEWIQERQDNFKSTMAGVVAEPELVETSNAGRGTIGVVALDTYGRIAAGTSTGGKGFERIGRVSDSAMPAGNYATATAGVSCTGIGEDIIDECLAAKIVVRVTDGMSLKEAMQRSFAEAHNNQRDLGAIALDATGAIAWGKTSQVLLAAYHDGHRIGDTLELPIATNVGCIVSPE; encoded by the coding sequence ATGAAGTTACAGGTGCAGCCAAAATTAATTATTCATGGAGGGGCTGGAAGTTCACTACACGGGAAAGGTGGAGTGGAGGCGGTGCGCCAAGCGCTGTATACAGTGGTGGAGGAAGTCTATTCTCTCCTAATTTCTGGAGCCAGTGCTTCTGAAGCGGTAGTGCAAGGATGCCAATTATTGGAAGATAACCCCCGCTTTAATGCTGGTACTGGTTCGGTGCTGCAATCTGATGGTCAAATCCGCATGAGTGCTTCTCTGATGGATGGGACATCAGGACGCTTTAGTGGTGTTATTAATATTTCACGGGTGAAGAACCCAATTCAGTTGGCACAATTTTTACAAACCTCACCCGATAGAGTACTTTCAGATTACGGTTCCGCAGAACTGGCGCGGGAGTTGCAGATTCCTAGCTATAACGCTTTAACGGATTTGCGCTTGCAAGAATGGATACAGGAGCGTCAGGATAATTTCAAAAGTACAATGGCTGGGGTGGTAGCAGAACCCGAACTGGTGGAAACCAGCAATGCTGGACGCGGTACGATTGGCGTTGTTGCTTTAGATACCTATGGCAGAATAGCTGCTGGCACATCTACAGGCGGTAAGGGCTTTGAGCGGATTGGCAGAGTCAGTGATTCTGCGATGCCTGCGGGTAATTATGCTACGGCAACAGCAGGTGTAAGTTGCACTGGAATTGGGGAAGACATTATTGATGAGTGTCTAGCCGCCAAGATTGTAGTACGTGTAACTGACGGGATGTCGCTCAAAGAAGCAATGCAACGCTCATTTGCAGAAGCACATAATAATCAGCGGGATTTGGGTGCGATCGCACTTGATGCCACAGGTGCGATCGCTTGGGGTAAAACCAGCCAAGTCTTACTTGCTGCCTACCACGACGGTCACAGAATTGGCGATACCTTAGAACTTCCCATAGCTACTAATGTGGGTTGTATTGTTAGTCCGGAGTAA